A region of the Anaerolineales bacterium genome:
GCCGCATGAGCACGGGGCATTCGGCGCGGGGCCTGGTCGCTGGCCAGGCCCCAACCGGCGCCTCGGCCTCCGGGCACGATTGGCCTCTGGCGACGAAACCTCGCCTGCCGCTCACCTGCTCGCCCCCCCGATAGGGCCGGACGGGCAGCGAGGTCGCCGGCGATCCTTCGCAGCCTGAGGCGTGTGCTACACTCGCCGCCGATGAAGCGCTACGACGTACTTGGGTTGGGCGTGTCCACCGTGGATGCGCTGTATCTGGTCGACCACTTTCCCTCCGACGAGGAGAATCAGCAGGCGTCGGCGATGACGCTGCAGGGCGGCGGGCCGGTGGCGACGGCGATCGTGACCCTGGGCAGGCTGGGCGCCAGCGCAGCCATGGCCGACACCGTCGGGGACGACTGGCGCGGCGAGTTCGTCCGCCGCTCATTTGCCGAGGAACGGGTGGCCGGAGATCTCCTCGAGACCTGTCCGGGCAGCACTTCCACTCTGTCCTGCGTCCTCGTCCGCCAGCACGATGGGGCCCGATCGATCGTGTGGTACCCAGGGACGGCGCCGGAGCTGATGCCCTCCGACCGTCTGCAGCAGGCGGTCACGGCCAGCCAGATCGTCCATCTGAACGGCCGTCATTTCGAAGCTTGCCTGCAGGCCTGTGACTGGGCGCACCAGTCCGGGGGAAGAGTCTCCTTCGATGGCGGAGCCCACCGATTCCGTGAGGAGCTGCGGCGCCTGGTGCCCCGGACGGACATCTGCATCGTCGCCCGCCAGTTCGCCCAGGCGTACACCGGCGAAGCCGAGGCCGCATCCGCCGCCCGCCGTCTGCTGGCCGAAGGCCCCTCGCTGGTCGTGGTGACCGACGGGGCGCGTGGGAGCTGGGTGCATGCCGGCGGCGAGCCACCATTTTCTCAGCCGGCCTTCACAATGCCGGAAGTAGTCGACACAACCGGCTGCGGCGACAGCTTCCACGGAGCCTTTGTGTTCGGCCTGTTGCAGGGACTGCCGCTCCGGGAAATCGCCCGCTTCGCCGGTGCCGTAGCAGCCTTGAACACCCAGGAACTCGGCGGCCGAGCGGGGCTGCCCTCACGCGAACGGGTCGAGGCTTTCCTGGCATTGCAGCCTGCAGGGGGCTAGCGCCCGTCGCCTCGATCGCCTCCGGCCGAGCCCGCCGCCCACCCGTTGCTCTGCCGAACCTTCCACAATCCGCTGCTCGCCGCTTCTCAGGACGAGGGCCGGCGCGTATCCCATGCCACCCCCTCTCAGCCGGCGCATGGCACCCCAGCCTC
Encoded here:
- a CDS encoding carbohydrate kinase family protein, with product MKRYDVLGLGVSTVDALYLVDHFPSDEENQQASAMTLQGGGPVATAIVTLGRLGASAAMADTVGDDWRGEFVRRSFAEERVAGDLLETCPGSTSTLSCVLVRQHDGARSIVWYPGTAPELMPSDRLQQAVTASQIVHLNGRHFEACLQACDWAHQSGGRVSFDGGAHRFREELRRLVPRTDICIVARQFAQAYTGEAEAASAARRLLAEGPSLVVVTDGARGSWVHAGGEPPFSQPAFTMPEVVDTTGCGDSFHGAFVFGLLQGLPLREIARFAGAVAALNTQELGGRAGLPSRERVEAFLALQPAGG